The region GCGGAGGTGTCTCGGCAATTTTTAAGTATAATATTAGTAAGAACATCGGTATTACACTTTCACCTGAATACACCGTTTTTTTCCGCGAGTTTGTTAAGGCTAACGATAAAATTTATCAAAGAACCAGCGTTAACCTTGGTTTAGAGTTTAAGTTTGGATATTAATTCGTAGAATAGTAAAACAAATGAAGCCCGCTATTGGCGGGCTTCATTTGTTTTATGCCTAATTCGCATTTCTCTTTTTGAACTCTTCAGTGCCTTTATCCAAGAATTTAATAAACTCGTCTACATCTAGGTTATAACCTCTTGGGTTAACAAGGGTTTGTTCGTTGTTGTCAAGTAGTGCATAGTATGGCTGGCCGTTAATGTTGAATCGGGTTGCCTGAAAATCAGCATTCTTTTTGCCAATGGTCTTTTTAACTTTGTTGTCGCGGGTTGAGGTTACCCATTCGTTTTCTGGAAGTTCAGTTCGGTCATCAACGTAAAGGGCAACAATTATATAGTCTCTGCGCAAACGCTCAAGAACTCTAGGGTCGCTCCAAACTTTTGCTTCCATCTCCTTGCAGTTGGCACAGGTATGACCAACAAAATCAATGAACAATGGTTTGCCTCTTTCTCTAGCACATTTCAATGCTTGGTCGTAATCGAAGTAGCCTTGTAGGCTGTGTGGTAAGTGAAGAAAATCGGCATATTTTGGTTCATCGCAAAGCGATGAGTTGTCGTTAACGCTAACATTTGAACCTGTGATAATTACTTGGTTGCAGTTCTTAGTTAAATCAAATTTTTGGCTCGATTGTGGCGGTAGTAAACCTGAGACTGCTTGTAGTGGTGCTCCAAAGAGTCCAGGAATAAGGTAAATCGCAAAGGTGAAACTTGCAATGGCAAGGAATAGTCGGAATACGCTTATGTGTTTAACCTCAGAGTCAAGTTCAAACTTCAATTTACCCAATAGATAGAATCCAAGAAGAATTGATATTACAATCCAAATAGCAATAAAGATATCTCTACTCAAGAAATCTAATCTGTATGATTGGTCAATGGTGGTTAAGAATTTTAACGAGAAAGCAAGTACAATAAACCCTAAAACAACCTTAACAGAATTCATCCATCCGCCCGAGCGTGGTAATGAGTTCAACCACGATGGGAAAATTGCAAATAGTGTGAATGGGATTGAGAATGCCAAAGAGAAACCAAACATCCCGATGATAGGTTTAGCGCCAAGTCCTGATGCCGCTTCAACTAGCAATGCACCTACAATTGGACCTACGCACGATAAGCTAACTATAACGGTTGTTAAAGCCATAAAGAACGAGCCAATAAATCCACCCTTGTCGGCTTTGCTATCAGTTTTGTTTGCAAGGCTGCCGGGTAGTACAATCTCAAATAACCCAAAGAACGATGCCGCAAATGCAATGAATAGCACAAAGAATATTGTGTTGGTTATCCAGTGCGATGTTAACGTTGTTGCAAAATCAGAGCCAAGGTTGAATAACGATACAATAAAGCCTAACGAGGTGTAAAGTACAATTATAGAAACTCCGAATACTAATGCATTAATAATAGCATTCATTTTATTTTGTTGTTTTCCCATAAAGAACGATACAGTCATCGGAATCATGGGGAATACGCAGGGAGTAAGAAGCCCAAGTAGCCCTGCTCCAAAAGCAATAAAGAAGAACACCCAAAGGGATGAATCTTTCCCTTCGATTTTTTCTGGTGATGAAACCTCCTTTGCATTATTTGCTTCTGCTGCTACAGCCGAAGTCTCATCAGTTTTTTGTTCAACTGTAGTTGCCGCAACATCTGCATCAGCTTTTAGTGCAACAGTAATGTCTTTTTCAAGGTAAATGCATTTGTCTGCATAGCAGGCTTGGTATTCTACACCAATGCTAGTGGTTGCCTCGCTACCCGTTAACTCAATAATTTGGCTGAACTTTGCTTCGTGCTCAAAGTATGAAATGTCGAGGTTAAATACTGCATCGTGTTCGGTTGTCGATTTGGTAAGTTCTTTAATTCTGCCAACTAGTTTGTAGCCTTTAGGCTCATTGAAAGTAAAACTTGTTGGAAGTGGACCGCCCTCTGGAAGTTTAGTTGCATACAAATGCCAGCCTTCATCAATTTTAGCATTAATAGTGATTTCGTACTTGTTACCATCAACTTTTTTTGCTGAACCGCTCCATTGTATTGGGTCATCCATTTGGGCGTTTGCAGTTAAGCCTGCAAGTACCAACAGTGATAATAACGCACGCTTAATTCTATTCATAGTTGTATTTATTTTTTTGTTTTTTGTAATAGACAAGTTGAATTAAACAAAGGTTTAACGGTTACAAATATAGTCAATATTAAATATCTAGATTTTGATATATGTCATCTTATAATAAAAAGAAACCGCTGAATAGCAGCGGTTCATTTTATGGTTGCTTTTTATCGCATTTAGAATCTAAACCCTAAAATAGGGGTTATTGCAAGCCCTTCAAACATACCAGTTACATAGCATGTTTGTGCTCTGCAGCCCAGAATAAACCCGTTGTTGAACCGATAGTGGTAATCAAGTTTAAGGCTCATTCCCAGGTCATCCATTTTTGATTCAAAATTATAGTTTAGATATGGATTCCCGTTGTTATACTCCACAGCAGGAAGCCACGAGTACGATCTTTCATACAAAATGCCAATGCCTATTTCTAGAAATTGGTAATTGCCGATTTTAAGGGGTCTGGAAAACGATAGATCGACTACATAAAACACGTCAGGTTTCTTTTGTCCAGCCCAGGGGCCCCAACTGTCGTCAAGAGTCATGTAGGATTGTGAGTGTTGTAACTTTAGTGTGATTTCGAAGTCGGTAGAGAGCCTTCTTGAACCCTCAAGCCAAATTGTTGTTCCGTTACTACCGGCTGGAAGGCAGTTGAAATAGCCAGCACCTGTTTTTAAACTAAATTTTTTGCTATCAAAACTCTGTATTTCTTGGGATTTGCATGTGGGGGAAAACATAAGAAGAATTGCAGCTACTATCAGTTTGTTCATAAGTTCTAAGATTAAGTTTACTTAAGTATGTATCTGTATGCGTTGATATGTTTTATGACTTAAAAAACTAGTTCAGGTTGTAAGTCACTCCAATGCCTGCTAAAAAGAGAGTGGAATTCTCTGTTTTGGGGAATTTAATAAAGGTGTTAACCTTTAATCGTTTATATATAGGGAATTTTAATGCCATGCCATAGTTAAGCCCAAAGCCCGATTCTTTTACCAGATCATACCTTGCGTCAAGGAGCTTGCCATCGCTAACTTGGTAACTCCATGAGTAACACATTAGATTGTTAATATTGATGTAATTCAGCCCTAAATCAAATTCTACTTCAATGTATTTGTTCATAACGGGATAAATGGCTGCATTTATGCCCGCAATATACCCTTCAACCATGTCGGGAATTTTGAATTCGTATATATAGTCGTAGTGCTTGACTGTGTAAGTGTTTTTTAGAATACCAAAATACGCATTAGCCCCGTACCATTTTTTCTGCACGCTTAATTTTGCGCTATAGTACGATGCAAAGTCAGGAATCTTGCTGGAACCATTGTGCCCCATATATGAGTCCGATAGTTCTATCCCGTATCCAATGGATACAGACCACTTTAAGGTGTCTTTGTTTGCACTTAAACAGTGGTTGTTGAATAAATAAATAAAGAGAAAAAATGTAATTAGTAATTTCTTATTCATTTTATTTTGTAAGTTTTAAATTGGCTACCCTTTAAAGGGTAGCCAATAAGGTTTTAGTATATAAATATAAATCATGATTATTCGATTCAACAGAAATTTGTTACCTAGAATTATCAAAAAAATACTACAGAGTAGAATTTTTCCCAAATATAAAATGCTGACAGGGTTTTAAACCCTGTCAATTAGTAAAAGTAATACTTTATGATTGCTCGTTATCATACCAATAGTTATTGTTTCAGCTGCTACACGTTGGCTGGTTATTCGGACAGTATCAGGTATTCATCGGTAGTTAAAGGCTTTTCAGAGTCTGTCCGAAATTTTTTTAGGTATAATTGCGTATCGGCATTAAAATAAAGAACCCGCCTCCTAGAGGCGGGTTACGGTTGGCTATAATTCTATCTCGATATCGTCGGAGTCGAAAAAATGGTACTCCAAAAAATGGTACGATGATATTGGGACAATCCTTACACGGCTTTTGTACTTAAGCATCCACTTAATCCGTTTCGAAATAAATCCCTTGTTTAAAAACGCTGCAATGTAGGGGTGCAACTTAAGTGTAATGTGTTTGTAATTACGTTCTGTGGCAAGGAACGAGAGTTGATTCTCAATCTGTTCATCAATAATTACAATAGGACTAACTTCGCCGCTACCCTTGCAGGTTGGACACTTCTCCAGTGTGTCGATATGCATTTCGGGGCGTACCCGTTGGCGGGTAATCTGCATTAGTCCAAATTTGCTCAATGGCAATATGTTATGCTTTGCTCTATCCTTGGCCATTAACTCCCTCATTTTCTCAAACACCATTTGTCGGTTTTCGTTCTGGTGCATATCAATGAAATCTACCACGATAATTCCACCCATATCGCGTAGTCGGAGTTGGCGGGCAATTTCGTCAACAGCTGCTAGGTTTACCTCTAGTGCATTGGTTTCTTGGTCGTTTCCTGACTTTGATCTGTTTCCGCTGTTAACATCAATTACGTGAAGCGCTTCAGTATGCTCTATAATTAGGTATGCTCCACTTTTAATGGACACAGTTTTTCCGAAAAGCGATTTTATCTGCTTTTCTATCCCGAACTGGTCAAAAATAGGAACATTACCGTCGTAGAGTTTTACAATTTTTTCCTTCTCCGGAGCAATAGTTTCAATATACTCACGGATGTCGTTATAAACGTTCTCGTCGTTTACGTGGATACTGTTGAACGAACCATTCAACATATCCCTAAGTATGGCCGAAGTGCGCTTCAACTCACTGGCCAATTGGCATGGGAGAGTAGCGGTTTTCATTTTTTCAACCGTCATATCCCACTTTTTAATTAAGCTTCGTAGCTCTGCATCCAGCACAGCCACCTTCTTCCCTTCGGCAGCGGTGCGAACAATTACACCAAAATTCTTTGGAACAATGCTCTCAAGGAGTCTTTTCAACCTTTTCCGCTCTTCCTGCGAACTGATTTTTTGCGAAATAGAAACCTTGTCGGCAAATGGAATTAGAACCAAATTGCGTCCTGCAATGGATATTTCCGAAGTTAGACGTGGGCCTTTTGTGGAAATTGGCTCCTTGGCAATTTGAACCAACGCTGCTTGTCCCGAACTGAGCACTTGGTTTATTTTGCCATCCTTATCTATCTCCTTCTCCAGTTTTACCTTTGAAAGAGGGATTGTTTTTGCCTTTCGAGCGTAATGCGCCTGAAGGTATTTGTGGTGTGTTTGGAACTGAGGCCCAAGGTCGAGGTAGTGGAGAAATGCATCCTTTTCGTACCCTACATCTACGAAGGCTGCATTCAGACCGGGCATGATTTTTTTTACCTTACCGAGATAGATGTCGCCAACCGCAAACTGCACATTGCTTTTTTCCTTGTTGAGTTCAACTAGTTGTTTATTCTCAACAAGGGCTATAGCAATCTCAGTTTCACGTACATCAATTACTAGCTCGGTGTTAACCATTATAATATATTTTAGTAAGGTATATACAAACACAGCAACCTAAAGCACTCGTGCGGCACTTTAGGTTGACAGGTTGCCTATTCTGTTAAAAGAAAAAGAATACTACTTTTTCTTTTTGTGACGATTCTTGCGCAAACGTTTTTTACGTTTGTGGGTGGCCATTTTATGCCTTTTTCTTTTTTTTCCGCTTGGCATGATTTCTAGTATTAAAGAGTTGATAAATTAAAACAATTACTTTTTAACGTGGCTTTTAACCTTGTTAACGAAAGTCTTTGCTGGTTTGAATGAAGGAATGAAATGCTCAGGAATGATGATTGTGGTGTTCTTAGAAATATTACGTGCAGTTTTCTTTGCGCGTTTCTTTACAATAAAACTACCAAATCCTCTTAGGTAAACGTTTTTCTCCTTTACCAATGAGTCTTTTACAGTTTCCATGAAGGCTTCAACAGTTTTTTGAACTGTCACCTTTTCGATTCCAGTGTTTTTTGAAATCTCGTTAACGATATCAGCTTTGGTCATTTTTAAAAATCTTTAATTATCAAATTGTTATACAATATTCTGTTTTTTCGGACTGCAAATATAAATGATTTATGTGGATAATTGAAACGGTTAACATTAATTTTGATGATTATTTTTTTGCGATTAATTTGATAATATGGATTTTAAAGATTTGCTCGTAGAATGGTATATAAATAATGGTAGGGATTTGCCTTGGCGTAAAACCTCAGACCCTTACCATATTTGGGTTTCAGAGGTTATTTTGCAGCAAACCAGGGTTAATCAGGGAATGCCTTACTATCTTCGATTTATTGAACATTTTCCAACCATCAAGGATTTGGCCAATGCCCCATCCGATGACGTTATGAAGGCATGGCAGGGGTTAGGCTACTATACTCGCGCCCGTAATTTGCAGGCTGGGGCAAAGCAGGTCTTGGAAAGTTATAATGGAGAATTGCCTAATACATATAAAGAGTTACTTAAAATAAAAGGGCTAGGTAGTTACTCTGCGGCAGCGGTTGCTTCGTTTGCATTTAATGAGGCTGTTCCTGCAATTGATGGTAATGTGTACCGAATACTTTCTAGGGTATTTGGAATATTCACATCCGTGGACACTAGTCAAGCCAAAAAGGAGTTCTTCAATTTAGGACTGGAGTTGATTGATAAGCAAAAGCCAGCCATTTTTAATCAGGCCATTATTGATTTTGGTGCGCTGGTTTGTACGCCTCGTGCAGCAAAGTGTGAGGCGTGCCCAATGAACGAATTCTGTTATGCCTCTAGAAATAACATTGTGTATAGTTTTCCTGTTAAGGGCAAGCGGATTATCCCTAAAGATAGATTTTTTAATTACCTGATGATTAACCATAAGGGTTTTACCTATGTTAATAAAAGGGAGGGAAAGGATATTTGGCATTCGCTTTACGAGTTTCCGCTTATTGAAACCCCGACACAACTTACACCAGAGGAGTTAATTCAACTCGATGGTTGGAAAGAGTTTCTAGGTAAAGGTGATGTAAAGATTTTGAGTATTTCGGAGCCCATAAAACATCAACTAAGTCATCTAACTCTTTATACCCGATTTGTTATTGTTGAGGTGGATAAGGTTACCTATAAGATTAGAACAGACTACCGCAAAGTGTCAATAAGTAATTTGCACGATCTGTCAGTCCCTCGATTAATTGACCTATATTTGGCTGCAGAACCAAGCGAAAAGTATTTTCGGAAAAAGTTGTAAATGGAAGTGTAGTTTAACTAGATAATCTATAACTTCATTAGTTCAATAGCATAATTCAAAAAATACTTAAACAAATTGAATTAATATTCAACTAATTTTATTAACTTAGTTATCAAACTATTAAAACATAAATTTATGTCAGTAAATAAAGTGATTCTCGTAGGGAATGTTGGTAAAGACCCAGAGGTGCGTCACCTTGAAGGCGGAGCAACTGTTGCCCGTTTCCCTTTAGCAACTAACGAAACTTATACCGATAAATCGGGCAAAAAGGTAACTCAGACCGAATGGCACAACATTGTTGTTTGGCGTGGCCTTGCCGATATTGCTGAAAAGTATGTTAAATCGGGTAAACTTCTTTTTGTAGAAGGGCGTATTAGAACTTCATCGTATGATGACAAGGATGGCAACAAGCGCTATAGTACGGAAATTGTTTGTGACAATTTCCGTTTCCTTGGTCCAAATCAGGGACAGCAGGACTCTAATTCCTATGCAGAACAAACTTCAAGTGCAAAATCAACATTGGCCGAATCTGAAGGTTCTATTCCCGAGCCAGGCGATGACCTCCCATTCTAATTTTTGATTAGAAAAGAAACTGTTATAATGGCCGATAGCATGCTGCAATGCTATCGGCCATTTTTTACTTAAGTACTAATGTGCTTTTTTTACTATTTTTACACTTTAATAATTTGATGAGAGTATCACTAATCAATAAAATTGCAATTGGAAAATCTAGGTAACCAACTGTCTTTATATTTTCAGGGGATTGATTATTACCCAATTACATTCGGGACGGTTATTGGTTTTATCATACTGCTGCTTTTGCTTTTTTGCTCTGGATTAATGAGCGGAACAGAGTCGGCCTATTTTTCGCTAAGTCCTTCTGATATTGATAAGGTTGAACGCAAGCACCACAAAGCCGATAAGTATGTTCTTAAGAATATCGAGGATTCTGAGGCATTGCTTGCCACTGTTCTGATTGGTAATAATTTGGTTAATGTGGCCATAGTCATACTATCGTCGTTTATTACAAATTCTCTGATTGATTTTTCCAAGGCCCCCGTTGCGGGTTTTGTGTTTCAGGTTGTAATAATAACCTTTATCCTATTGCTGTTTGGTGAAATTATGCCTAAGGTTCTGGCTACTAACAGACCGCTTCGTTTTGCAAGATTTATTTCACGTCCAATATATGTACTAATAAAGGTGTTGAAACCTTTGAATTCGCTGTTGATCTCATCAACCTCAAGGATTGGAAAGAAATTTTCTTCGCATAAAAATATCTCCATGGATGAGTTGAACGATGCCTTAGAGATTGCTGCCGATGGAATTGCCGATGAGAAAAAAATTCTGCATAGTATAGTAAATTTTGGCAACATCATGGTGAGCGAGATTATGAAGCCTAGGGTGGATGTTGTTGCTGTTGAGGATGATATTCTGTATGAGGATTTAAAGAAGATTGTTGTTGATTCTGGATACAGCAGAATTCCGGTTTACCAAAATTCGTTCGATGGCGTAAAGGGTATTCTGTACGTTAAGGATTTGATACCTTACATTGATAAGGACAATTCCTTCCGTTGGCAAAACCTGATAAGGGCTCCGTACTTTGTCCCCGAAAGCAAAAAAATAAACGATTTACTTGCGGAGTTTCAGCTAAAGCGAATTCACATGGCAATTGTTGTTGATGAGTATGGTGGAAAAAGCGGAATTATTACCTTGGAGGATATTCTAGAGGAGATTGTTGGTGAGATATCCGATGAGTCGGACGAGGAGGTGAAACTTTATACCAAGATCGATAACCTGAATTACCTTTTCGAGGGAAAAGTTCAGCTAAATGATTTTTGTAAGATTGTTAACTGCGACGATGAAATATTCGATGATTTAAGGGGGGATGCCGAAACTTTGGCGGGTTTAATTCTCGAAATCACTGGGCAAATTCCGTTAAGGAATGAGGTTGTTAAGTGTAAAAATTTCAACTTCACTATTGATGCTGTAGATAATAAACGTATCAAACGAATAAAAGTACAAGTAATTCCAGTTGTAAATGAAGAGGCTAAGTAGTGTATTGATTTTATTTATCGTTGTTATTGTTTGGAGTTGCGATTCTACTTCGGTTCCAAAGCCACGCGGGTATTTTCGAATCAATTTTCCCGAAAAAGAGTATCGGTTATTCGATTCAATTTATCCATTTACATTCAAGTATCCGGCTTATGGCCGAGTAATGCCGGAGAGTAATAGGGGACAGGATGGTAAGTGGCTAAATATTGATTTTTCTGGATATAAGGCAAGGATACATTTGAGTTATAAGGATGTTGCTGGAAATCTAAATTTAATGACAGAGGATGCTCACTCTTTGGCATATAAGCATACAGTTAAGGCCGATGCTATTGATGAACAGGTGTTTTCTAATTCTCAAAAGAAAGTGTATGGCATTTTGTACGATATAAAAGGAAACTCGGCAAGTTCGGTGCAGTTTTTCCTTACCGATTCTGTGCGGCACTACATTCGAGGTGCTTTGTATTTTAGGTGTGAACCCAACAAGGATTCTTTATCGCCTGCTGTCGATTTCTTTAGAAAAGATGTTGTGGCTATGATTGAATCGTTTGAATGGAAAAAGTGATAAGTCGCTATGCCCATCATTAAGGATATTCACGACAATGATAGTCGTTTGGTTATTTGGCAGATTGATGAGTCCGAAGAAGAACTACTTAGAGGTGTGAAGTATGTTGGGAATTTGCCAACTAATCAGAGTCGACGATTGGAGAAATTGGCGGTACTCAATTTGTTGAATCAACTTGGTTATGGTTATGATTATCATTACAGTGCAGAAGGTCGTCCGTATTTAAAAACAGAAAAACCAGATATATCAATAAGTCATGCAGGCAACAAAGTTGTATTGGCAACAAGTTTAAGTAAAGCAATTGGAGTTGATATTGAGCAAACAGATCGAAATTATGGTAGGGTTGCTTCGAGATATATGACTCAGCGTGAGATTAGCCGACTTGGCACTTATGGGAAGAATGAGATGGCGTTTATTTGGTGTGTTAAGGAGGCTGTCTATAAGTTGCCTTGGGGTGAATCTAAAAATTTTGGAGTTGATATTGAGGTTTTTGTTGACACATTGTTAAGCCCGAAAGGATGGTCTGATGTAAAGGTTTTGCACAACGACGTTTGGTTGAATCTTCGGGCGTCGTACGAATACATAGATGACTACTGTTTGGTTTGGGTTAACTTATAAACATAGCGAAATGGCATCAATTTACCAGAATATTATATCATCGATTGGATTGCGTAAGCAGATTGCGCTTTTGCTCGATCCCGATAAGCAAAATATTGTTGATCTTAAGAGAATTCTTGAGTTGGCAAACAACTCTTCCGTAAGTTTTATATTAATAGGTGGCAGTCTGGTGAATTCTAATATTGATGAATTTATTCATACTGTAAAACAGAATACCCTGTTACCCGTGCTTCTATTTCCAGGAGGAGCCATTCAGTTTTCGGCCAATGCCGATGGAATTCTACTGCTATCGTTGATCTCAGGGCGAAATCCTGAATTTCTGATTGGAAACCATGTGCAGGTTGCATATAAGTTAAAGCAAAGCGGAATAGAGATCATTCCTACGGGTTATATTTTGGTTGAGAGCGGAGGAACTACTTCGGTTCAATATATGAGTAATACAATGCCAATTCCATCGGGCAAATCAGATATTGCAGTTGCAACAGCATTAGCTGGCGAACAGTTAGGTCTTAAGATGATATATCTTGAAGCGGGTAGTGGTGCTGTAAATCCTGTTCCAGCAGATTTGATTAAGCAGGTTAAGTCCGAAATATCAATTCCTCTAATTGTTGGCGGAGGTTTGCGATCATCCAGTCAGATAAATGCCGCTTTCGAGGCTGGCGCTAGTATTGTGGTTCTTGGAAATGGAATTGAGAAAAATCCAGAGTTGCTGAGTCAACTTTAATACTTTGTTTGGATAACGTTTTCAAATCTAGATTTCGACGAAATCAAAAACTCAATTCCGCTCTTATGCGTATGCCTTCCTTGCTTGCTAAGTTATTCGTTTTATAATAATCGCCGATTTGTCTAACATATTCAATTCTAAAAACTTTGAAAATGTTAGACACTCCAACTCCCATTTCGACATAGGGATATGTAAACTTGTTGTTGTAGTATTGGGGTAAATCAAAAACTCCTTTATAGGCATTGTTAAGTGTCCCATAATGCGATTTTATTGAGAACATTTCTCGTAATTTAAGTCGTCTAATACCTGGAATATGATTAAAGAATACACCTCCACCGCTGAACTCTAGATGGGCATTTGCGTAAAGATTATGAGCAAACGTAGCATGTTCCAAAAGGTTATAGCCATATTTTGAATATCCTAAAGACATAGTGCCTGCTGGCATATCCAGCATATCGTAAGGGGCATCGCCAAGTACAAATCCTGAGTTTAACATATAACGCATGACAATGATGCCCAAATTGCACATTCCTTGTATAGATCCATGTATTTGTGAATATAACCCCATTTTATTGCTGTCGTTATTAGCAAATCTGACACGCCCCATGTCTAATCCGATATTAACAACAGGGATTCGAGTTAAATAATAAATTCTTGCGAAATAAATTTTATCATAGTGTTGCCCAAAAGCAAATCGGCAATTAATTAGCATGCCATAATTTTGATATTTGTTATAATCTACTCCATTCCGAATAAAACGTACCAATAAGGTGCTGATATTCTGTTTGAAATAGGGCGATACTTCTACACCTATGTTTTTATCTGCATTATATTCAAGTCTCAAATCAACTGTTTTTTCTTCTTTCAGGTATGGATCTCGTTCATTTGTAGTAATTGTTGCAATAAAGTTTCCATTTCCTCTAGTGTTCGGATTTTTTTTAATGAATCTTAAAAATTTATCCTGAGAAACATATGCATAATCATCGGAATAACTTAAACGAACAATGTATTTGTCAGATTTAAATGGCTCCCAGGCGACATTCGCTCCAAATTTATATTCATCACTTTTGGTTCCATACCCTATAAATCCTCCTATTGTAAAATACTTAAATACATGTTCGCCTGTTCTTAAGGGAATTGAAAATCTATTTCCTTCCACAGCATTCGTACTGTAAATGTCGAATACTGGACCTATGTCTAGTGTAGGAAGGTTAATATAACTACTTAGAACCATGCCTCCTATTGCATCTATCGTTTTAATAATGGGGCGTTCCTTTGTTTTTTTTATTTTTTGATCATCATCCGCATTAAACTTTTTAAGTTTAAATTCTTCCTGATTTTTCCATTCCGAAGCCTTTATGGTATTTAAGGTTTTATCGGTAGAATAATAGGTTGTCTTATTTAAAACCCAGTTTCCATTCGATACATTATCAACTCGCTTGGATGCATATTGGGATGTATCTTTTTTTAAACTAATTGCTAGGTTAATGTTTATTTCTTGTTTCGCAAGAAATACCCCACCGTCTTCTTGTTTTGTATACGATACACTCCCTTTAAAACCACTTACAAAATTTACGTTTGCCTCTTTTCTGAAGTAGGTTTCAATGTAGATAATTCCCATACTTGCGCTATCTATAGAGAAACGGCCAGTAAAGAGGGGCGCAAATTTATTTTTGGGAGAGAATGACAGATTGTAAATTTTCTGATTATTAACCCTTGTACTATCATTAAAATAAAAATTGTAGAACAATAATGCGTTATTACTGATTGGGGATATAAATCCTTTATCGAAAATGTAAATCTGATTTTTATAAAAATCTAGATCCACAACAAGATACTGTGTCACTAAACTTTCGATTGTTTGGTTTAGTTTTGGGAAAATTCCGTTTTTATTGCTAAATAGTACATCCTTGGTATTGTCCTTTACATTACTAGCTTCTTCGGAAAGGAATATTGGCGTGTATGTTAGAGATTGTTCGTCTTCTACTTTGTCTTGTTTAAGAGTGTCTACAAAATTTGATGTTTTCAGTATCGAATCTAGTGCTAGGTAGATTGTGGTGTTTGCTAAAGTCTTGTACTCCTGAACGCTTGCGATAGATTGTAAATTTTGTTTTTTGTTATCAATAATCTTTTTCAACAACTCCTTTGCAAAATCGACTTTAGGCTTTACCACAACTCCCTCTATTGAGACAGCATTATCCTTCAGAAAAATTGTAAAGGATCGAATATTCGATTTCTTAACCACCAATTCAGTATTAGCGTATCCCAGCGAAGAGGCACATAACGTATCACCCAAATTGACTTTCAATGAAAAAAAACCGTCAGCATTTGTAGCGATTCCATTGTAAGAGCCTTTAACCCAGACATTCGAAAATGAAATGGGATCCTTTGTCTCTGAATCTTTAACATACCCAGATATTGCAATTTTCTGAGCAAAAATTTGTGTATAACAAAGTAGAAAAAGTACAACAATCTTAATTTTCATTCTACCTGAGTTTACCCTGCTCTTTAATCAACCAGTAAAGTCCCTTAACTCCAGATCTAATGTCATCGAGACGAAACAGTACAAATATTTTTTCAACATATGCTAAAG is a window of Tenuifilaceae bacterium CYCD DNA encoding:
- a CDS encoding membrane protein yields the protein MKIKIVVLFLLCYTQIFAQKIAISGYVKDSETKDPISFSNVWVKGSYNGIATNADGFFSLKVNLGDTLCASSLGYANTELVVKKSNIRSFTIFLKDNAVSIEGVVVKPKVDFAKELLKKIIDNKKQNLQSIASVQEYKTLANTTIYLALDSILKTSNFVDTLKQDKVEDEQSLTYTPIFLSEEASNVKDNTKDVLFSNKNGIFPKLNQTIESLVTQYLVVDLDFYKNQIYIFDKGFISPISNNALLFYNFYFNDSTRVNNQKIYNLSFSPKNKFAPLFTGRFSIDSASMGIIYIETYFRKEANVNFVSGFKGSVSYTKQEDGGVFLAKQEININLAISLKKDTSQYASKRVDNVSNGNWVLNKTTYYSTDKTLNTIKASEWKNQEEFKLKKFNADDDQKIKKTKERPIIKTIDAIGGMVLSSYINLPTLDIGPVFDIYSTNAVEGNRFSIPLRTGEHVFKYFTIGGFIGYGTKSDEYKFGANVAWEPFKSDKYIVRLSYSDDYAYVSQDKFLRFIKKNPNTRGNGNFIATITTNERDPYLKEEKTVDLRLEYNADKNIGVEVSPYFKQNISTLLVRFIRNGVDYNKYQNYGMLINCRFAFGQHYDKIYFARIYYLTRIPVVNIGLDMGRVRFANNDSNKMGLYSQIHGSIQGMCNLGIIVMRYMLNSGFVLGDAPYDMLDMPAGTMSLGYSKYGYNLLEHATFAHNLYANAHLEFSGGGVFFNHIPGIRRLKLREMFSIKSHYGTLNNAYKGVFDLPQYYNNKFTYPYVEMGVGVSNIFKVFRIEYVRQIGDYYKTNNLASKEGIRIRAELSF
- the pcrB gene encoding geranylgeranylglyceryl phosphate synthase, producing MTTVWFGLTYKHSEMASIYQNIISSIGLRKQIALLLDPDKQNIVDLKRILELANNSSVSFILIGGSLVNSNIDEFIHTVKQNTLLPVLLFPGGAIQFSANADGILLLSLISGRNPEFLIGNHVQVAYKLKQSGIEIIPTGYILVESGGTTSVQYMSNTMPIPSGKSDIAVATALAGEQLGLKMIYLEAGSGAVNPVPADLIKQVKSEISIPLIVGGGLRSSSQINAAFEAGASIVVLGNGIEKNPELLSQL
- the gldD gene encoding gliding motility lipoprotein GldD; translation: MKRLSSVLILFIVVIVWSCDSTSVPKPRGYFRINFPEKEYRLFDSIYPFTFKYPAYGRVMPESNRGQDGKWLNIDFSGYKARIHLSYKDVAGNLNLMTEDAHSLAYKHTVKADAIDEQVFSNSQKKVYGILYDIKGNSASSVQFFLTDSVRHYIRGALYFRCEPNKDSLSPAVDFFRKDVVAMIESFEWKK
- a CDS encoding hemolysin; amino-acid sequence: MSGTESAYFSLSPSDIDKVERKHHKADKYVLKNIEDSEALLATVLIGNNLVNVAIVILSSFITNSLIDFSKAPVAGFVFQVVIITFILLLFGEIMPKVLATNRPLRFARFISRPIYVLIKVLKPLNSLLISSTSRIGKKFSSHKNISMDELNDALEIAADGIADEKKILHSIVNFGNIMVSEIMKPRVDVVAVEDDILYEDLKKIVVDSGYSRIPVYQNSFDGVKGILYVKDLIPYIDKDNSFRWQNLIRAPYFVPESKKINDLLAEFQLKRIHMAIVVDEYGGKSGIITLEDILEEIVGEISDESDEEVKLYTKIDNLNYLFEGKVQLNDFCKIVNCDDEIFDDLRGDAETLAGLILEITGQIPLRNEVVKCKNFNFTIDAVDNKRIKRIKVQVIPVVNEEAK